A single genomic interval of Eurosta solidaginis isolate ZX-2024a chromosome 3, ASM4086904v1, whole genome shotgun sequence harbors:
- the Ctu1 gene encoding cytoplasmic tRNA 2-thiolation protein 1, whose translation MPINCKANCGRNAVLKRPKTSDALCKECFFDAFEAEIHFTIITNNLFNRGEKVAVAASGGKDSTVLAYVLKLLNERHDYGLKLVLLSIDEGITGYRDDSLETVKQNRDDYEMPLKILSYAELYGWTMDRIVAQVGRSNNCTFCGVFRRQAIDRGAKMLEVDCIATGHNADDIAETVLMNILRGDTARLSRCTNIRTDGGEDTIARVKPLKYAYEKEIVMYAHYKKLVYFSTECVFAPNAYRGHARAYLKDLERVRPSVIMDIIHSGEQLRFKDTVKKPTRGTCERCGFMSSQQPCKACLLLEGLNRGLPKLGIGKKSKGDRMKAKQDSELALRQRANLVKNDF comes from the exons ATGCCAATTAATTGTAAAGCGAATTGTGGCCGAAATGCAGTTCTTAAG CGACCGAAAACATCAGACGCACTATGTAAGGAATGTTTTTTCGACGCATTTGAAGCAGAAATTCATTTCACAATTATCACTAATAACCTATTTAACCGTGGAGAAAAGGTTGCGGTAGCCGCAAGTGGAGGAAAAGATTCAACTGTATTGGCTTATGTTCTGAAATTGCTCAACGAAAGACACGATTATGGTCTAAAATTGGTTTTATTGTCCATTGATGAAGGTATAACAGGGTATAGAGACGATAGCTTGGAAACAGTTAAACAAAACCGAGACGACTACGAAATGCCTCTTAAAATACTGTCATACGCTGAACTTTATGGCTGGACTATGGATCGCATTGTTGCCCAAGTTGGACGTTCGAACAATTGTACGTTTTGTGGCGTATTTAGGCGGCAAGCAATAGATCGTGGTGCGAAAATGCTTGAAGTAGATTGTATCGCAACTGGGCATAACGCGGATGATATTGCCGAAACAGTGTTGATGAATATATTGCGTGGAGACACAGCACGTTTATCTCGATGTACAAATATTCGTACAGATGGCGGGGAAGATACAATAGCACGGGTAAAACCTCTCAAGTATGCATATGAAAAGGAAATTGTTATGTATGCACACTATAAAAAGTTGGTATACTTTTCAACAGAATGTGTTTTTGCGCCTAATGCTTACCGAGGGCATGCGCGTGCATATCTAAAAGATTTGGAAAGAGTGCGTCCATCAGTTATAATGGATATTATTCATTCGGGAGAGCAGTTGCGCTTCAAAGATACCGTGAAGAAACCAACACGAGGAACGTGTGAACGCTGTGGATTTATGTCGTCCCAACAACCGTGCAAAGCATGCTTACTGCTTGAGGGCCTAAATCGAGGTTTACCGAAGCTGGGTATTGGCAAGAAATCTAAAGGTGATCGCATGAAAGCAAAGCAAGATAGTGAACTTGCTTTAAGGCAACGAGCGAATTTAGTAAAAAATGATTTTTGA